The proteins below come from a single Rhizobium tropici CIAT 899 genomic window:
- a CDS encoding DUF2059 domain-containing protein, translating into MIKFAGLGRLAVATILLSGIAFGSVNAQEVSEDQIKAARAAINALGITNQFDNILPNLAEQLKSTMIQANPNFGDAINSTVDATAIALAPRRADLEREAAITYAKAFSADELKAIADFYGSPAGKKLLKDGPLATRELYKAADIWSQGISRDLAKQSNSALQKVVKQPVVTPDAGAAAQPAPKQ; encoded by the coding sequence ATGATCAAATTTGCGGGTCTTGGCCGTCTTGCCGTTGCAACCATTCTTCTTTCCGGCATTGCCTTCGGTTCGGTCAACGCTCAGGAAGTTTCCGAGGATCAGATCAAGGCTGCCCGCGCCGCGATCAATGCTCTCGGCATTACCAACCAGTTCGACAATATTCTGCCTAATCTCGCCGAGCAGCTGAAGAGCACGATGATCCAGGCAAACCCGAATTTCGGCGATGCGATCAATTCGACCGTCGATGCCACCGCGATCGCGCTCGCTCCACGTCGTGCCGATCTGGAGCGTGAAGCTGCCATCACCTATGCCAAGGCTTTCTCGGCCGACGAACTGAAGGCGATCGCCGATTTCTACGGTTCGCCGGCAGGCAAGAAGCTTCTCAAGGATGGTCCGCTCGCGACCCGCGAACTCTACAAGGCCGCCGATATCTGGAGCCAGGGCATTTCGCGCGATCTCGCAAAGCAGAGCAACAGTGCCCTGCAGAAGGTCGTCAAGCAGCCGGTAGTTACGCCGGATGCCGGTGCGGCCGCTCAGCCGGCGCCAAAGCAGTAA
- a CDS encoding GFA family protein: MSDEHTGACLCGSVRFKTRGKLREVVACHCSQCRKQTGLYYAATNVARENLVIEGEEAITWYRASTFARRGFCKICGSALFWVADSADEISIMAGLFDQPSGLKIAYHIYCADKGDYYEVRDGLPQYRQGRPGLLTAGPSD, encoded by the coding sequence ATGAGCGACGAACACACGGGAGCCTGCCTTTGCGGCAGCGTACGTTTCAAGACACGCGGCAAACTGCGTGAGGTCGTCGCCTGCCATTGTTCGCAGTGCCGCAAGCAGACTGGTCTCTATTACGCAGCAACCAACGTCGCGCGCGAAAATCTCGTCATCGAGGGAGAAGAGGCGATTACCTGGTATCGAGCCAGCACATTCGCGCGCCGCGGTTTTTGCAAGATTTGCGGCTCGGCTCTCTTCTGGGTGGCCGACAGCGCCGATGAAATATCGATCATGGCCGGTCTGTTCGACCAGCCGAGCGGACTCAAGATAGCCTATCATATCTATTGCGCCGACAAGGGCGACTATTATGAGGTCCGCGACGGACTGCCGCAATATCGGCAGGGGCGACCGGGATTGCTGACGGCCGGCCCATCCGATTGA
- a CDS encoding DUF1003 domain-containing protein produces MHNPPNFVHLHFDKTADQLGDIEKRVLKKAHERKVISTDINAAISAGSSRGERLADGIARVGGSWSFIIAFLLFLVFWCVVNTILLTTNAFDPYPFIFLNLVLSMLAAIQAPIIMMSQNRQAERDRFEAAKDYEVNLKSELEVLSLHQKIDMQVLTELAVVREELAKLSKLVIEKGSI; encoded by the coding sequence ATGCATAATCCTCCCAACTTCGTTCATCTCCATTTTGACAAGACAGCCGATCAGCTCGGCGATATCGAAAAGCGCGTTCTTAAAAAGGCGCACGAGCGAAAAGTCATCTCCACCGATATCAATGCAGCTATCTCGGCGGGATCGTCCAGAGGAGAGCGTCTGGCTGATGGCATTGCCCGCGTCGGCGGCTCCTGGTCCTTCATCATCGCCTTCCTGCTGTTTCTGGTCTTCTGGTGCGTCGTTAATACCATCCTCCTCACCACCAACGCCTTCGACCCCTACCCCTTCATCTTTTTGAACCTCGTCCTATCCATGCTCGCCGCGATCCAGGCGCCGATCATCATGATGTCCCAGAACCGGCAGGCAGAAAGGGACCGCTTCGAGGCGGCCAAGGATTACGAGGTCAATCTCAAATCCGAGCTGGAAGTGCTATCGCTGCACCAGAAGATTGATATGCAGGTGTTGACCGAGCTCGCGGTGGTGCGGGAGGAGCTCGCCAAGCTCAGCAAGCTCGTTATCGAAAAAGGCAGTATCTGA
- a CDS encoding class II 3-deoxy-7-phosphoheptulonate synthase yields MAQNWTPNSWRQKPIQQVPDFPDKAALAETEAQLASYPPLVFAGEARRLKAHLANVAEGNGFLLQGGDCAESFAEHGADTIRDFFRAFLQMAVVLTFGAQLPVVKVGRIAGQFAKPRSSNIETQNGVSLPSYRGDIINGIDFTEDARIPNPERQLMAYRQSAATLNLLRAFAMGGYANLENVQKWMLGFVKDSPQGERYRKLADRIGETMDFMRAIGITAESNASLRETDFFTSHEALLLGYEEAFTRVDSTTGDWYATSGHMLWIGDRTRQADHAHVEYFRGIKNPIGLKCGPSLQADDLLNLIDILNPQNEAGRLTLICRFGHDKVADNLPRLIRAVEKEGRKVVWSCDPMHGNTITLNNYKTRPFERILSEVESFFQIHRAEGTHPGGIHIEMTGKDVTECTGGARAVGAEDLQDRYHTHCDPRLNADQALELAFLLAERMKGGRDEKRMRAHG; encoded by the coding sequence ATGGCACAGAATTGGACACCGAACAGTTGGCGGCAGAAACCGATCCAGCAGGTGCCGGATTTTCCGGACAAGGCAGCGCTGGCAGAGACCGAAGCCCAGCTTGCAAGCTATCCGCCGCTTGTTTTCGCCGGTGAGGCCCGTCGCCTGAAGGCGCATCTTGCCAATGTCGCCGAAGGCAATGGCTTCCTGCTTCAGGGCGGCGATTGCGCCGAAAGCTTCGCCGAGCATGGTGCCGATACGATCCGCGACTTCTTCCGCGCCTTCCTGCAGATGGCCGTCGTGCTGACCTTCGGTGCGCAGCTGCCGGTCGTCAAGGTTGGTCGTATTGCCGGTCAGTTCGCCAAGCCGCGCTCTTCGAACATCGAAACGCAGAACGGCGTCTCGCTGCCGAGCTATCGCGGCGACATCATCAACGGTATCGATTTCACCGAAGACGCACGCATCCCCAATCCGGAACGTCAGCTGATGGCTTACCGCCAGTCCGCTGCGACGCTCAATCTGCTGCGCGCCTTTGCCATGGGCGGCTACGCCAACCTTGAAAACGTGCAGAAGTGGATGCTCGGCTTCGTCAAGGATAGCCCGCAGGGCGAACGCTACCGCAAGCTTGCCGACCGCATCGGCGAGACGATGGATTTCATGCGCGCGATCGGCATTACCGCCGAGAGCAATGCGAGCCTGCGCGAAACCGATTTCTTCACCAGCCACGAAGCGCTGCTGCTTGGCTATGAAGAAGCCTTCACCCGCGTCGACTCCACGACCGGCGACTGGTACGCGACCTCGGGCCACATGCTCTGGATCGGTGACCGCACGCGCCAGGCCGATCATGCCCATGTCGAGTATTTCCGCGGCATCAAGAACCCGATCGGCCTGAAGTGCGGGCCTTCGCTGCAGGCGGACGATCTGCTTAACCTGATCGATATTCTGAACCCGCAGAACGAAGCCGGTCGCCTGACGCTGATCTGCCGTTTTGGGCACGACAAGGTTGCCGACAACCTGCCGCGCCTTATCCGCGCTGTCGAGAAGGAAGGCCGCAAGGTCGTCTGGTCTTGCGACCCGATGCATGGCAACACGATCACGCTTAACAACTACAAGACGCGTCCGTTCGAGCGCATCCTGTCGGAAGTCGAGAGCTTCTTCCAGATCCACCGTGCCGAAGGCACGCATCCGGGCGGTATCCACATCGAGATGACCGGCAAGGATGTGACCGAATGCACGGGCGGTGCCCGCGCCGTCGGCGCCGAGGATCTTCAGGATCGCTATCACACGCATTGCGATCCGCGCCTCAATGCCGACCAGGCGCTCGAGCTTGCCTTCCTGCTCGCCGAGCGGATGAAGGGTGGCCGTGACGAGAAGCGTATGCGCGCACATGGCTGA
- a CDS encoding L,D-transpeptidase family protein, whose amino-acid sequence MKLASKATASVLALSCCLSSIGATSASAMTLMDFIRGGQGRQQSTQVSAPVPVNPVQTLDPDQPPRAKQPLPTVDAPKYYTYKADQMRLVSTAHFADPVVTGAVADASPSPVAVDAGISQRRYLADARVMATNDIAKAIEAYYADQSKPLLWVADHAVSDKAKAAMAALADAGSVGLDPADYAVTLPSADAENADPVMRDRALMQFELALSSKILMFVQDTVRGRLDPNKISGYHDFKRKDVNLTAMLDVLRASPDVPAYLNSRNPSNQQFQALKAELAKLRAESGSDGSHISISLTGILKPGGSSPEMVNIVKAIQHRGSDALKAAHADLFDAYLGTPDYTPELVSLVEDFQREKGLTADGVIGSSSVRAMVGENNDVKIQKLVIAMEQLRWLPPELGPRYVFINQPAFMVYYYNNNQEQLSMRVVVGSKQHQTFFFENQVQTVEFNPFWGVPQSIIINEMLPKLRSDPNYLDRMGYQVEVGGRAVASSSVDWYGSTKSISVRQPPSSDNALGELKILFPNSHAIYMHDTPQKSFFKKDMRALSHGCVRLADPRAMAAAVLNTTVDDIAKQIATGQNKAVAVPQKFPIYIAYFTAWPNKDGVIQYFNDVYDRDAATQKALDATSKARTAQI is encoded by the coding sequence ATGAAACTTGCTTCCAAAGCCACCGCATCCGTCCTGGCTCTCTCCTGTTGCCTTTCTTCGATAGGCGCAACCTCTGCAAGTGCCATGACCCTCATGGATTTCATCCGTGGCGGCCAGGGCCGTCAGCAGAGCACGCAGGTTTCGGCTCCCGTTCCTGTCAATCCGGTGCAGACGCTGGATCCTGATCAGCCTCCGCGGGCGAAACAGCCGCTCCCGACCGTCGATGCGCCGAAATATTATACCTATAAGGCCGACCAGATGCGCCTGGTGTCGACGGCGCATTTCGCCGACCCGGTCGTGACCGGTGCCGTTGCAGATGCTTCTCCCTCGCCGGTCGCGGTCGATGCCGGGATTTCGCAGCGCCGCTATCTGGCAGATGCGCGCGTCATGGCGACCAATGACATCGCCAAGGCGATCGAAGCCTATTACGCCGATCAGAGCAAGCCGCTTCTCTGGGTTGCCGATCATGCCGTCAGCGACAAGGCGAAGGCTGCTATGGCGGCTCTTGCCGATGCGGGTTCCGTCGGCCTCGATCCCGCCGATTATGCAGTAACTTTGCCTAGTGCCGATGCGGAAAACGCCGATCCGGTCATGCGCGATCGCGCGCTCATGCAATTCGAGCTCGCGCTGTCGAGCAAGATATTGATGTTCGTCCAGGATACGGTTCGCGGTCGTCTCGATCCGAACAAGATTTCCGGCTATCACGACTTCAAGCGCAAGGATGTCAATCTGACGGCGATGCTTGATGTATTGCGCGCCAGCCCGGATGTTCCGGCTTATCTCAACAGCCGCAACCCGTCCAATCAGCAATTCCAAGCCTTAAAGGCGGAACTCGCCAAGCTGCGTGCGGAATCCGGGTCGGACGGCAGCCATATCAGCATTTCGCTGACCGGAATTCTGAAGCCAGGTGGCAGCTCGCCGGAAATGGTCAACATCGTCAAGGCGATCCAGCATCGCGGATCGGATGCGCTGAAGGCTGCCCATGCCGATCTTTTCGATGCCTATCTGGGTACGCCGGACTATACGCCCGAACTCGTGTCGCTGGTTGAAGACTTCCAGCGCGAGAAGGGTCTGACGGCTGACGGCGTGATCGGCTCGTCCTCCGTTCGCGCCATGGTCGGCGAGAACAATGACGTGAAGATCCAGAAGCTGGTCATCGCCATGGAGCAGCTGCGCTGGCTGCCGCCTGAGCTTGGCCCGCGCTATGTCTTCATCAACCAGCCGGCTTTCATGGTCTATTACTACAATAACAACCAGGAGCAGCTGTCGATGCGCGTCGTCGTCGGCAGCAAGCAGCACCAGACCTTCTTCTTCGAAAATCAGGTGCAGACGGTCGAATTCAATCCGTTCTGGGGCGTTCCGCAGTCGATCATCATCAACGAGATGCTGCCGAAGCTGCGTTCCGATCCGAACTATCTCGACCGGATGGGCTATCAGGTCGAAGTCGGCGGCCGCGCCGTCGCATCGTCCAGCGTCGACTGGTACGGCTCGACGAAGAGCATCTCGGTTCGCCAGCCGCCGAGCAGCGACAACGCACTCGGTGAATTGAAGATCCTCTTCCCGAACTCGCATGCGATCTACATGCACGACACGCCGCAGAAGAGCTTCTTCAAGAAGGATATGCGCGCACTCAGCCACGGCTGCGTCCGCCTTGCCGATCCGCGCGCGATGGCCGCCGCCGTGCTGAACACGACGGTCGACGATATCGCCAAGCAGATCGCCACCGGCCAGAACAAGGCAGTGGCCGTGCCGCAGAAATTCCCGATCTACATCGCCTATTTCACCGCGTGGCCGAACAAGGACGGCGTTATCCAGTACTTCAACGACGTCTACGATCGTGACGCCGCCACGCAGAAGGCGCTCGATGCGACCTCAAAGGCACGCACTGCCCAGATCTAA
- the rpiA gene encoding ribose-5-phosphate isomerase RpiA, with protein MDARQMKIEAARAALAHVESGMRLGIGTGTTAEEFVRLLAEKVAAGLSIQGVPTSERTAKLCNELGVPLKSLDELPELDLTIDGADELDGALTLIKGGGGALLREKIVAASSARMIVIADESKVVETLGAYPLPIEVNPFGLVSTRILIEKAASRLGLSGALDMRRSGDSLFVTDGGHYIVDASFGRIPDAEALSNELYSIPGVVEHGLFIHMATLAIIAGPAGARTLQANNT; from the coding sequence ATGGACGCCCGCCAGATGAAGATTGAGGCTGCGAGAGCCGCGCTCGCTCATGTCGAGAGCGGCATGCGGCTCGGGATCGGTACCGGCACCACGGCGGAGGAATTCGTTCGCCTGCTCGCCGAAAAGGTTGCTGCCGGCCTCTCGATCCAAGGCGTTCCGACGTCCGAAAGGACGGCCAAGCTTTGCAATGAGCTCGGCGTCCCGTTGAAATCCCTGGACGAGCTTCCCGAACTTGACCTTACCATCGATGGCGCCGATGAGCTGGATGGCGCGCTGACGCTGATCAAGGGCGGCGGCGGTGCGCTGTTGCGCGAGAAGATCGTTGCGGCATCGTCAGCCCGCATGATCGTCATTGCGGATGAAAGCAAGGTCGTCGAGACGCTCGGCGCATATCCATTGCCTATCGAGGTCAATCCGTTCGGGCTCGTTTCCACCCGCATCCTCATCGAGAAGGCGGCCTCGCGTCTTGGGCTCTCGGGCGCGCTCGACATGCGCCGCTCCGGTGACAGCCTCTTTGTCACCGACGGGGGGCATTACATCGTCGATGCATCTTTCGGCCGCATTCCTGATGCAGAGGCGCTGTCGAACGAGCTCTATTCGATTCCCGGCGTTGTCGAACACGGGCTCTTTATCCATATGGCGACATTAGCGATCATTGCCGGCCCTGCCGGTGCGCGCACGTTGCAGGCCAACAATACATAG
- the gor gene encoding glutathione-disulfide reductase, protein MPSFDFDLFVIGGGSGGVRSARVAASLGKKVGIAEEYRYGGTCVIRGCVPKKLFVYASQYSEHFEDAAGFGWTVGESSFDWKKLIEAKDKEIARLEGLYRKGLDNAKAEIFDTRAELVDAHTIKLLKTGQTITAETIVIATGGRPNLHTALPGHELCISSNEAFHLKELPKSILIAGGGYIAVEFANIFHGLGVETTLIYRGAEILSRFDHDLRKGLHEAMEEKGIRILCHDIIEHVEKAEGRLSVRTKSDKSLTVDTVMLALGRTPNTENLGLQAAGVAIDEQGAVIVDEYSRTSVPNIFALGDVTDRVQLTPVAIHEAMCFIETVYKDNPTRPDHELIPTAVFSQPEIGTVGLTEEDAAKRYPELEVYRAQFRPMKATLSGRAEKMIMKLIVNAADRKVIGAHILGHDAGEMAQLLGITLKAGCTKDDFDRTMAVHPTAAEELVTMYSPSYRIRNGERV, encoded by the coding sequence ATGCCTTCGTTTGATTTCGACCTTTTCGTGATTGGCGGCGGCTCCGGCGGCGTGCGCAGTGCGCGCGTGGCCGCATCGCTCGGCAAGAAGGTCGGCATCGCCGAGGAATATCGCTATGGCGGCACCTGCGTCATTCGCGGTTGCGTGCCGAAGAAGCTCTTCGTCTATGCCTCGCAATATAGCGAGCACTTCGAGGACGCGGCCGGTTTCGGCTGGACGGTCGGCGAAAGCAGCTTCGACTGGAAGAAGCTGATCGAGGCGAAGGATAAGGAAATCGCCCGCCTGGAAGGCCTCTATCGCAAGGGGCTCGACAATGCCAAGGCGGAGATCTTCGATACACGCGCAGAGCTGGTGGATGCTCACACGATCAAGCTGCTGAAGACCGGTCAGACCATCACGGCCGAAACCATCGTGATTGCGACCGGCGGCCGGCCGAACCTGCATACGGCGCTGCCGGGTCACGAGCTTTGCATCTCCTCGAACGAGGCCTTCCACCTGAAGGAACTGCCGAAATCGATCCTGATCGCCGGCGGCGGATATATTGCCGTCGAGTTCGCCAATATCTTCCACGGGCTCGGAGTCGAGACGACGCTGATCTATCGTGGTGCCGAGATCCTGTCACGCTTCGATCACGACCTGCGCAAAGGCCTGCATGAGGCCATGGAGGAGAAGGGCATCCGTATTCTCTGCCATGACATCATCGAGCACGTCGAGAAGGCAGAGGGCCGGCTCAGCGTTCGGACGAAGAGCGATAAGTCCCTGACGGTCGATACCGTCATGCTGGCGCTCGGCCGTACGCCGAATACAGAAAATCTCGGGCTTCAGGCTGCCGGCGTCGCGATCGACGAGCAGGGCGCTGTTATCGTCGACGAATATTCGCGGACTTCCGTTCCGAATATCTTCGCTCTCGGCGACGTCACCGACCGGGTGCAGCTGACGCCTGTGGCGATCCACGAGGCCATGTGCTTCATCGAGACCGTCTACAAGGACAATCCGACCCGGCCGGACCACGAACTCATCCCGACGGCCGTCTTCTCGCAGCCGGAGATCGGTACCGTCGGCCTGACCGAGGAGGATGCTGCCAAGCGCTATCCTGAACTCGAAGTCTATCGCGCCCAGTTCCGGCCGATGAAGGCGACGCTTTCGGGCCGAGCCGAGAAGATGATCATGAAGCTGATCGTCAATGCCGCGGACCGCAAAGTGATCGGCGCCCATATTCTCGGCCACGATGCTGGCGAGATGGCGCAGCTTCTCGGCATTACGCTGAAGGCGGGCTGCACCAAGGACGATTTCGACCGCACCATGGCGGTACATCCGACGGCGGCGGAAGAATTGGTGACGATGTATTCGCCAAGCTACCGCATCCGCAATGGCGAGCGCGTGTAA
- a CDS encoding HAD family hydrolase produces the protein MKSPLVVFDLDGTLLDTHADLIVSLNHTIAALELPPVSYDDVTHLVGNGAQVMIERACKLHGYMLTSEELPALLQRFITHYSETMPGVTQPYPGLLAALDTLKGQGYKLAVCTNKMESLARTLLDRLKLTHYFEAITGGDTFTVRKPNAEHLIGTVERAGGDIARTIMIGDSINDILVARNAGVPSIAVPFGYSDVGIETLGPNRIIYHYDELTPELVEGLLAA, from the coding sequence GTGAAATCCCCCCTTGTCGTATTCGATCTCGACGGCACGCTGCTGGACACGCATGCGGACCTGATCGTCAGCCTGAACCACACGATCGCGGCGCTCGAGCTTCCCCCGGTCAGCTACGACGACGTGACACATCTCGTCGGCAACGGCGCGCAGGTCATGATCGAGCGAGCCTGCAAGCTGCACGGCTATATGCTGACATCGGAAGAATTGCCCGCCCTTCTGCAGCGCTTCATCACTCATTATTCCGAAACCATGCCAGGCGTGACACAGCCTTATCCGGGGCTGCTTGCAGCTCTCGATACGCTGAAGGGCCAAGGCTATAAGCTCGCCGTCTGCACCAACAAGATGGAATCGCTGGCGCGCACCTTGCTCGACCGGCTGAAGCTGACGCATTACTTCGAGGCCATCACCGGCGGCGACACCTTCACCGTCCGCAAGCCGAATGCCGAGCACCTGATCGGCACGGTCGAACGCGCGGGCGGCGACATCGCCCGTACGATCATGATCGGCGACAGCATCAACGACATCCTCGTCGCCCGCAATGCCGGCGTCCCCTCGATCGCCGTGCCATTCGGCTACTCCGATGTTGGCATCGAAACGCTCGGGCCGAACCGCATCATCTACCACTACGACGAACTGACGCCCGAGCTGGTCGAGGGATTGCTGGCCGCTTGA
- a CDS encoding TIGR02281 family clan AA aspartic protease yields the protein MLVADPEDRNAGRLPSRRGWFAPIVRTLIICGALCGGIWFYIYGDRIIGYVETETGVGAKPDPALTAVYEHFDIAPLPNIVAGRPAMAADLDMLRREHCDWNAVYKFADELTKQGYRREAAKVFIAFSDKCKPSNIALSSAAQILDDLSDFDEALKVSNQVIAMSPGMPDFYFQRARIRQNAKKYRDAIDDYYSVIGLTDNIAILNSAVFEGISASYRELGEYCEAIGPLQLWVSTNPDRNDTAIVRGIIKLYETMGKCASTYATGSDRFPTQGKNVILAKVSVNGTEGVFIVDTGASFVAVSKAFAARAKLPVDGNNGISLQTANGVSQATRTTATTVKVGHVQASDITAVVLDDNAALGTEVDGLLGRSFLSRFDVTFGGREWRIEAKN from the coding sequence TTGCTCGTAGCAGATCCCGAAGACCGTAATGCCGGTAGATTGCCAAGCCGCAGAGGATGGTTTGCTCCCATTGTCCGAACGCTGATCATCTGCGGTGCACTATGCGGAGGTATATGGTTCTACATCTACGGCGACCGCATTATCGGTTACGTCGAGACGGAAACCGGAGTTGGTGCCAAACCCGATCCCGCTCTGACCGCGGTCTATGAGCATTTTGACATCGCACCTTTGCCGAACATTGTTGCAGGCAGACCTGCGATGGCAGCCGATCTCGATATGTTACGGCGAGAGCATTGTGATTGGAATGCAGTCTACAAATTCGCAGATGAGCTGACGAAGCAAGGCTATCGCCGCGAAGCGGCCAAAGTCTTCATTGCCTTCTCCGACAAGTGCAAACCGTCGAATATCGCCTTGAGCTCAGCCGCCCAAATTCTGGACGATCTCAGCGACTTCGACGAAGCGCTGAAAGTCTCGAACCAAGTGATAGCAATGTCACCGGGAATGCCTGATTTCTATTTCCAGCGTGCGCGAATTCGCCAAAATGCCAAGAAATATCGGGACGCCATCGATGACTACTATTCGGTCATCGGCCTTACCGACAATATCGCGATACTGAACAGCGCGGTATTTGAGGGAATCTCCGCCAGCTACCGCGAGCTTGGTGAATATTGCGAGGCGATCGGGCCGCTTCAGCTTTGGGTTTCTACCAATCCCGACCGCAACGACACAGCGATCGTGCGTGGGATCATTAAACTCTATGAAACCATGGGCAAATGCGCCTCAACCTACGCGACCGGCAGCGACCGATTTCCGACGCAGGGCAAGAACGTCATCCTTGCTAAGGTCTCGGTCAATGGCACAGAGGGCGTTTTCATCGTCGACACCGGAGCAAGCTTCGTGGCGGTGAGCAAAGCCTTCGCCGCGCGAGCCAAGCTGCCGGTCGACGGCAACAATGGAATATCTCTTCAAACGGCAAACGGCGTTTCTCAAGCCACACGCACAACGGCGACTACCGTGAAGGTCGGGCACGTCCAGGCTAGCGATATCACGGCCGTGGTTCTCGACGACAACGCAGCACTTGGCACGGAGGTCGACGGGCTGCTCGGTCGCTCCTTCCTCTCGCGCTTCGACGTTACCTTCGGCGGCCGGGAGTGGCGAATCGAGGCGAAGAATTGA
- the fumC gene encoding class II fumarate hydratase, whose amino-acid sequence MTPIRTETDTFGPIEVASDRYWGAQAQRSLGNFKIGWEKQPLSVVRALGIVKQAAARANMELGQLDPALGKAIVEAAQEVIDGKLNEHFPLVVWQTGSGTQSNMNANEVISNRAIEMLGGVIGSKKPVHPNDHVNMSQSSNDTYPTAMHIACAEQIAHHLLPALRHLHAALEKKVADFAHIIKIGRTHTQDATPLTLGQEFSGYAAQVASSIKRIELTLPGLCELAQGGTAVGTGLNAPIGFAEKVADEIAKITGLSFVTAPNKFEALAAHDSMVFSHGAINAAAAALFKIANDIRLLGSGPRAGLGELALPENEPGSSIMPGKVNPTQCEALTQVCIQVFGNNAALTFAGSQGHFELNVYNPMMAYNFLQSVQLLGDAAVSFTDNCVVGIEAREDNLKAGLERSLMLVTALAPKIGYDNAAKIAKTAHKNGTTLKEEALASGLVSSEEYDAIVRPETMIGPK is encoded by the coding sequence ATGACCCCCATCCGCACCGAAACCGATACATTTGGCCCGATCGAGGTCGCCAGCGACCGTTACTGGGGCGCGCAGGCGCAACGCTCGCTCGGCAATTTCAAGATCGGCTGGGAAAAGCAGCCGCTATCGGTCGTGCGCGCCCTCGGCATCGTCAAGCAGGCGGCCGCGCGCGCCAACATGGAGCTCGGCCAGCTCGACCCGGCGCTTGGCAAGGCGATCGTCGAGGCGGCGCAGGAAGTCATCGACGGCAAGCTCAATGAGCATTTTCCGCTTGTGGTCTGGCAGACCGGCTCGGGCACGCAGTCGAACATGAACGCCAATGAGGTGATTTCGAACCGTGCGATCGAAATGCTCGGCGGCGTCATCGGCTCGAAGAAGCCGGTGCATCCGAACGACCATGTGAACATGAGCCAATCGTCGAACGACACCTATCCCACGGCCATGCACATCGCCTGCGCCGAGCAGATCGCCCATCACCTGCTGCCGGCTCTGCGGCATTTGCATGCTGCTTTGGAAAAGAAGGTCGCCGACTTCGCCCATATCATCAAGATCGGGCGCACTCATACGCAGGATGCAACGCCGCTGACGCTCGGCCAGGAATTCTCCGGCTATGCCGCGCAGGTCGCCTCCTCGATCAAGCGCATCGAGCTGACGCTGCCTGGCCTTTGCGAACTCGCCCAGGGCGGCACCGCGGTCGGAACCGGGCTCAACGCGCCGATCGGCTTTGCCGAAAAGGTCGCCGACGAGATCGCCAAAATCACTGGCCTGTCCTTCGTGACTGCCCCGAACAAGTTCGAAGCGCTGGCCGCGCATGACTCGATGGTCTTCAGCCACGGCGCCATCAATGCCGCAGCGGCAGCCCTCTTCAAAATTGCCAACGATATCCGCTTACTCGGTTCCGGCCCGCGCGCCGGTCTCGGCGAACTGGCGCTGCCGGAAAACGAACCGGGCTCGTCGATCATGCCGGGCAAGGTCAACCCGACCCAGTGCGAGGCGCTGACGCAGGTCTGCATTCAAGTCTTCGGCAACAATGCCGCGCTGACCTTTGCCGGCAGCCAGGGCCATTTCGAGCTCAACGTCTACAATCCGATGATGGCCTACAATTTCCTGCAGTCGGTGCAGTTGCTCGGCGATGCCGCCGTCTCCTTCACGGATAATTGCGTCGTCGGCATCGAAGCGCGCGAGGACAACCTCAAGGCTGGCCTGGAGCGCTCCCTGATGCTGGTCACCGCACTGGCTCCGAAGATCGGCTACGACAACGCCGCCAAGATCGCCAAGACGGCGCACAAGAATGGCACGACCCTGAAGGAAGAAGCGCTGGCAAGCGGATTGGTGTCTTCGGAAGAATATGACGCCATCGTCCGCCCGGAAACGATGATCGGCCCGAAGTAG